The Romeriopsis navalis LEGE 11480 sequence GCAGGTTATGTTGTTAGCGGAATGAGCACATCGAAGCTGGTGCCCACATTGGGGGTGCTACGCATTTCAACTTGGCCCTTCAATCGAGTGACGCGTTCACGGATACCGATCAGACCAAACCCAATCCCATCGGCCAATAATGTCGAGTCAAAGCCCATACCATTATCCACAACCCGGAGCCTGACTGCGGCTGGACTAAAACAGAGGGTGATGTCGAGTTGGGTGGCTTGAGCATGGCGGATTGCATTGGTAATTGTTTCTTGGCCAATGCGGAGAAGGTTGAGCTGAATATCATCCACTAGAGGGATTGGTTCACCTTCGAGATAAAAATGGGTTTCCAGGGTGCGCCCTTCAGCGGCGATCGCCAATGCCTTCTGCAAAGCATCAGCCAGTTCATCATTTTCCAAGTCACCAGACCGCAACGCCAACACCGAGCGTCGTGCCTCAGATAGCCCCTTGCGAGCAAAGTCACGGGCACGGTTGAGATGCTCCTGGGCTTGGGCTAGTTCACTGGCTTGGGGCACGGCGGAATCTTCAGTTGTGGAGTCTGCAGTTGTGTAAGCAATTTTACTGGCCACTTCCAAGTGAATTGAGATCCCGGTAAAGGACTGGGCCAAGGTGTCATGGATTTCACGGGCCAAGCGGTTGCGTTCTTCCAGGATGGCGCACTGGGCTTCTTCACTGTCCTGCTGGGCCTGTTTGAGTTCTGTAATGTTGAGCTGTGCCCCCCAACCGCCATAGACTTTACCGTTGCGGATCATGCTAATGGCACCATTGAGGAAGTAGTGCGTTTGGCCATCACGATCGCGTTCCTCAGACTCATAGTTCTGGATCTGATGACCATTCTCAATGAAGGCCCGGACAAACGCATTATTCTGGTCTGACTTCAGGTGAATGTCGGCGAGCCGGGTACCAACAACTGCCTTCGGATCATCAAAGCCGTACATCGCTGCATAGGTGTGATTGGCCTCAGCAATATAAAAATGCTCGATGCACTGCTCAATCTGCTGTTCAACGGGCAAAGCGACAGCAATGGGTTGAGCATATTCAAATCGATAGAGTCCCTCGCTGCTGACCTCAAACAGATTGCGATAGCGTTCTTCCGAATCCCGCAGGGCATCATTCTGGGTTTGACGGGTAATGGCTCCGGCGACACAATCTGCTGCAACCTTGAGGATGGCCATCTCTGCATCATCGTAGAGACGGGCTTCAGCGCAGTTATCAAAACTAATCAACCCCCAGTTCTGGCCATTGATGAGAATGGGCACGGCGCTCATGGAGGCATTGCCTTGCTCGACAAAAATACTGCGCCCGGGTTCTTGCAACTCACGCACTAAGAAATTGGCGCTGGTTTGTTTGAGCATAAGTTGCTCATAAAACTCTGGAACGAGATCCCAGGCAAGGAACGTTTCTAAGTCAGGGGTATATTCTGTAGAAATCAAAACGCCGGTCTGACACCATTCATGCAGCAGGATGACACCCGCTGCTGCGGTGGTGGGATGGGTGACATTTTTGATCACGGAACAGCGATCGCTCCCCACGGCTTTTCCCAGCAAGGCCAACACTTCTGGCAAGACTGTT is a genomic window containing:
- a CDS encoding GAF domain-containing protein; this translates as MVHTSPASSLALQDELIRRDALLASVNGAAQCLLTTNDWQQAILEVLQILGEGAQQDRVYVFQNIWDAAGELLWEIPFEWDAPGIPTQEEAGTYFPLPANAFPRELIEPMWHGGAAKFLTRDLAGVALELNEDIEALSLVAVPIYVDGDWWGVLGFDDCTTERIWSEAEVAVLQTAASCIGAAMQRDRIRQAREAAERQAIIEKERAARAAELEALNETLLTRDRWLETTALAASQLLSGQDIETSIDSVLATIGENLDCDRLIIMRYVPPHSGGADAVGCMRVLYEWDATGVISQHAHPSLSDISSEGIEDWFRQLLAGQWVGGIVDELEEPFRSGQQQLGVKATYGFPVLIEEQCWGIVSMDYCKAPKALSPAELAVFETTAACVGSAIYQEEIRRDRSARERAQLLSAVAEAASLLLQASYYETVLPEVLALLGKAVGSDRCSVIKNVTHPTTAAAGVILLHEWCQTGVLISTEYTPDLETFLAWDLVPEFYEQLMLKQTSANFLVRELQEPGRSIFVEQGNASMSAVPILINGQNWGLISFDNCAEARLYDDAEMAILKVAADCVAGAITRQTQNDALRDSEERYRNLFEVSSEGLYRFEYAQPIAVALPVEQQIEQCIEHFYIAEANHTYAAMYGFDDPKAVVGTRLADIHLKSDQNNAFVRAFIENGHQIQNYESEERDRDGQTHYFLNGAISMIRNGKVYGGWGAQLNITELKQAQQDSEEAQCAILEERNRLAREIHDTLAQSFTGISIHLEVASKIAYTTADSTTEDSAVPQASELAQAQEHLNRARDFARKGLSEARRSVLALRSGDLENDELADALQKALAIAAEGRTLETHFYLEGEPIPLVDDIQLNLLRIGQETITNAIRHAQATQLDITLCFSPAAVRLRVVDNGMGFDSTLLADGIGFGLIGIRERVTRLKGQVEMRSTPNVGTSFDVLIPLTT